GTTCTACACCCTGCAGATTGTACTCGGTGAGTATTGGGGGGAAACCCTTCAGAGCACGGGGAACCCCAACATTATTCCACATGTTGTTACCACAGGCAACCGAGGCACGAGACCCCTCAATCcaagctcctccccttctcctgagCCGTAGATCACGACATCGGACAGGACACTGCACTCTAATAAGAACAATGGCCGTGGTTCAGATATCAGATAATCCTCCCATATCCTCCCGTTCTGGATAGGCaagcttcattttttattattgggaTTCCCGATACGAATTCAACCTTCACCATTCAACCGCAAATACCCAATCTGATCTGTCTGGAGCTGCATTGGGAGAAAACAATTGGCCACCAGTCATGATATCGTCCAAGTAGTTGTAGTCAACTGGACTTAATTGTCATGTTGAAGATGTTTTCGTAGTTTTATCCCAGATACGTCTTCGATTCTAATGAGTGTCGGGAAGATACTCCAACATTTGTCTACACAGGTAGCACCAACACCTTCATCCATTCTCCATGGAATGTGTAGATGATGATTGACCATGAACAAGATGGACCACAAACATCTACAAGAACCCATCCCGTTCTTGGCCAGCCAATCATGTGCATGAACCCATGCCGTTCTCGGCCATTCAGCATGTACACAAACCCATCTTCTTCTCGGCCATTCAACATGTAGACAAACCCATCTTGTTAGTCACAATGTTGATTGACGTTCGATTCTAATGAGTGTCAGGAAGATACTCCAACATTTGTGTCCACACAGGTAGCACCAACACCGTCATCCATTCTCCATGGAATGTGTACatgttgattgtccaagaacaAGGTGGACCACAAACATCTACAAGAACCCATCCTGTTCTTGGCCAGCCAACATGTTCACAAACCCATGCCGTTTTCGGCCAGTCGACATGTAGacgaacccatgccgttttcggCCAGTCGACATGTAGACGAACCCATGCCGTTCTCGGCCATTCAACATGTAGACGAACCCGTCTCGTTCGGCACAATGTTGGTTGATGTTCGATTCTAATGAGTGTCAGGAAGATACTCCAACATTTGTGTCCACACAGGTAGCACCAACACCGTCATCCATTCTCCATGGAATGTGTACATGTTGACTGTCCAAGAACAAGATGAACCACAAAccgtgccgatcctgacctccctggggccctaagcaaaatcaaaatgacatgtcacattcatTAAAGTTgacaagcggggggagggggtgttctgctgtcggaaatgacatcttacattaaagtgagaagtgggggtgctgacttcttacctcttctcccatgcagccagcgaattgtcaccagacggggcctctagcaatttggggggccctaagcggcttgcatagtgagcctatagggcggatcggccctgaccaCAAACATCTACAAGAACCCATGCCGTTCTCGGCCAGTCAGCATGTACACAAACCCATGCCGTTCTCATCAGGTACAAGAACCCATGCCGTTCTCGGCCATTCAACATGTACACAATCCCATGCCGTTATCATGTACAAGAACCCATGCCGCTTTCGGACAGTCAACATGTAGACGAACTCATGCCGTTCTCGGCCATTcaacatgactaagcactaactgtgtgcgaaacgcgtcggctgccccttatgtgactgtatatTTGGATTTACATgtccagtttttattaataaagactacttcttcaagttccttttggagtgcagctgtccatccatttccacTTTTCCATGTTCAACATGTAGACGAACCCATGCCGTTCTCGGCCAGTCGACATGTAGACAAACCCATCTTCTCGGCCAGTCGACATGTACAAGAACCCATGCCGTTCTCGGCCAGTCGACATGTACAAGAACCCATGCCGTTCTCGGCCAGTCGACATGTACAAGAACCCATGCCGTTCTCTGCCAGTCGACATGTACAAGAACCCATGCCGTTCTCTGCCAGTCGACATGTACAAGAACCCATGCCGTTCTCGGCCAGTCGACATGTAGACGAACCCATGCCGTTCTCGGCCAGTCGACATGTAGACGAACCCATGCCGTTCTCGGCCAGTCGACATGTAGACGAACCCATGCCGTTCTCCGCCAGTCGACATGTAGACGAACCCATGCCGTTCGGCACAATAGTGATTGATGTTTGTTTCTAATTAGTGTCAGGAAGATACTACAACATTTGTGTCCACACAGGTAGCACCAACACCTTCATACATTCTCCATGGAATGTGTagatgttgattgtccaagaacaAGATGGACCACAAACATCTATAAGAACCCATCCTATTCTTGGCCAGCCAACATGTACACGAACCCATGCCGTTCTCGGGCAGTCAGCATGTGCATGAGATGTTTTGTACTGTAGCATCTCCTAGCCGCCACTTCAGTTTCAATAAAAGTCAGGCGCATGTCCTACCTTTTTTATATCCATTGTAGATGCTGATTGTCCAAGACCAGAATGAGCAATCAACCTCTATAACAACCCATCCTGTTCTTGGACAATGTTGATTGATGTTGAAGATGTTTCATGGCTTTAGCAAGACATTTCTTCAGTTCCAATGGGTGTCAAGATTTTATATACACATAGGTAGCACACACCTCAATCTTCTCACCATGGAGTGTGTACAGTGTTGATTGTCCAAAAACGGCGTGGAGAAGAAACATCTACAGGAACCCATCCTGTTCTTAGTGTTGATTGACGTTGAAGATGTTTTCTAGGGTTGCCCCGATACCACATTTTTAAGACCAAGACCGAGTACGGATACCTTTTTTTAAGTACTagccgataccgatacttatttttttatttatttatttttttatgtcgtgtcagtatttttatttttattttacaattaaagattttcaaaaaattttgttgttgtttttttacaatgctttattgggggggggggattggatggtttcagtgtggtgttttttttttttttttggatatgtaatattttttacaattaattatctttatttattgctatatatttttttcttagccctgttggggggctttggtgagatatcagggggtcttaacagacctctgacatctcccctttgagacagagaaagagactaaGGACAGTCCCTTTATCagatgcactgaaaatgaatggagagaagacagaggctcctctccattcataaactgaaacattgtaaacacaggttacgatgtttcagttgtatgaatgaacagagtcagtgatcactgactctgttcattcgaaaAAGATAGGAGCCAGGTTCagcggctcctaccccgctctccatcctgacagagggggtggaggaggaggacatggagagtgacaccacggagggggagagcagcggcacggagggggagagcagaacccaGGAGGATAGCAGTGGCATGGAGGGGAGACACGGTGCATGGAGGGGGAGCGCAGAGCCAAGGAGGATAGCAGCggtacagaagggggggggacacagagcatggtgggggagagcagaaccCAGGAGGATAGCAGTGGCATGGAGGGGGGTTTACAGAGATGGGGGGCCAGTTGGAGGAGGAAACGTGAACTCCACTCTGAGTAAGAAAATTCCGTATCGGAGAGCAGCCTGTACTGTATCTTCACATCACAATGTCCACTTTCTCGCTGTTAATGGGTTTTTATCTCTCTTCAGGATTTGTGCCCTCGTTGGCCGCAGCCGCCACCCTcctagtgacatcactggtgtCCATCGCCGGCTCCCTCTACCTGGCCTACATCCTCTTCTACATCCTGGAGGACTTCTGCGTCATCTGCATCACCACCTACGCCCTAAACTTCTCCTTGCTGCTGCTGAACGTGGTGCGGCTGCGCTACCTCACCGCCAAGCcccagaagaagaagacgaagaagaacAAGCGCAAGACACACTAACGATTGCCGTGACTCTTTCTGCATTATGTCGGCAACGACACTCAGGAATTTTTAATTGACAgtattacaacttttttttatagaaatcgacatttttatttttaaaggtttCTTAGTGGTTTTGTCGCGGTTCAGGATGAGTAGAGCGGTTCTGTCTGAAATATATTCTGCTTGATATGAGGACCTTCCTGGGGGTGGCTGAGAAATTTTTGGGAAGATTGAAGCCAATGAGGAACAGCTCAGGAATTGGTGGTTCCCAATTTTCCCTTTTCTAGGTACCTCAAGACTGAATTTATCGGACTCTTTTCTTACCCATAATCCTCTAGTTGTGTGGTTTTTAACACAACAGCATATGACCGCCTGCAGATAGAACTGTCTGTGTATCATTTATGCCGCTAAGTGCCTTCAGTAAAGGGTCATCCTGTGTCTCCACCATTCCAAGTCTTGTGTTGTCTTCTAATAAATTGGATGTTTTACACAATGTCTTCCTCCGAGTGTCTACACCCGAATTAAAAACCAGTCTTTACACCTCGATTTCCTATTATACTGGGGTCACCCCACCCAAAATGTaggttagggctcattcacaccaacaCCGATTGGCAGGGTTTCCAAACACCATCCCATTAGAAAAGTGAAGGCAAAAAGCCTTGCCGCTCATAGGGACTGTTCACGCTATATCTTGCTACATCGCTGCGCGTTGCATTTTTTCGTAACTCAGTGCTTTATAACAAGTATAatatgtaatttaaccacttcagccccagaaggttttccccccccccccccatgaccaggccattttttgcgatacggcactgcttcgctttaacagcgaagcagtgccgtatcctaattttctttacaaatagagcttttttttttttggtggtataaatatgtattttgctacctggtttaaccacttgccgcccgccatatagcaaaatgacgttggcaaagtggttccGTTATGCTGactggacgtcatgtgacgtccgcAGGATAACAAGCCGCTGTGCTCCCCCGGGGGTGGGGTCTGCCACACCGCAACTCTTTACCACGCGagcagccatgtccaatcacgatgTAATCAGGAAGAACCGTTAATCGGCTTTTcttcacgtctgacagacgcgagtagaggagagccgatcagctgctctcctgacgggacgggggtctgtgctgatagttatcagtgcagccccccctcggatgcccgcccaggaccaccaggatggccaccacactggaccaccaggtatgcccccccttAGACCACCAtggaatgccaatctgtgcccaggcagctgccaatcaatgcccacccacaatgcctatcagtgccgcctatcaatgcatatcagtgcctgtcaatgccacctcatcggtgtcgccttatcagtgcccatcagttaagGAGAAAACTTTCTTATTTACCAAatttttataaccaaaacaaatgaaaaactttttttttttaaattttctgtcttttttttatttgtttagcaaaaaataaaaaccgcagaggtgttcaaatagctctatttgtgggaacaaaattatccaatttttgtttgggtacagtgtagcatgaccgcgcaattgtcatttaaacagcgacaacgctcaaaattggcctgggcagaaagggttaAAAAGTGGCTGGTattaaagtagtaaaaaaaataatcccaataagtgtatattaattggaaAAATgatcacgtctacaaactatgggatatttttatggtgtgtgttttgttttttttttgctaggaattgtgctttttttttttttgcgggactgcgatattgaggcggacaaatcggacacaaagtgacactttttggagaccagtgacaccaatacagtgatcagcagTGTTACGGCACCATAAAGCGTTCCTATAATGTGAATCTGGCCTTACAAGGCTCTGAACTCcccagtgttcattttgacgtcaaatttcaTCATTGGTAGTAGGAGGAAGagttctccatcattggtgtcagtgggaggaatagtgtcccatcatcggtgtcagtgggaggaatagtgtcccatcattggtatcagtgggaggaatagtgtcccatcattggtgtcagtgggaggaatagtgtcccatcattggtgtcagtgggaggaataatatcttgtatcagtgagaggaacagtgccccaagggccagataaaggcaagcaaagggcctcagtttggagaccactgctttagaagaACATCTGAATGATCTAGGAAGCATCTCAAATGCAAGTCAGGCTGGCACAGTGGAATCCAGGATCTGTACATCcatacagtacagtcacaatccAAGTAGCACATCGGCTTTCAGACTCCCTGGTTGGTTATGGGCTGAAAATCCTCCAGTTGAAGTGGAATCAAAGTACAAATCGTGTACACCCCCCACAGGTATAGAAAGTTTTAATATACTCATATTCAGATTACGGTTCAAAAGCATCACACCTGTatcctcactagggatgagctgggttcgggccgaacccatTTCTGCAGAACCCTTGGGAAGCCGTCATGTGATCGCATCCCTGCTGGGCCAATCAGCAACACCCAGGGGCACTCCCCGCACCTGCATGTACACAAAGGGGCAGGGAGGttcatgacatcattgacctactATGGCCACATGGAAATATTAGGTCAGTGTCATTAAGTTTAGATTAAGGTGGAGAGCGCCATGTGCTTTGTgatgtgtgttttatatttaCTGTAAGTTTGGCTGCACTTTACACACAAGTGTTCCTTCCATATAGTGGACCAAGTGTGAATGGGCAAGATCTACAGCATATAAATCCAGTATGGGAATATAAAAATACCCTGGCCAGTCTCTAAATGAATCAAAATGCATGTTCTGACAGAAGAGTTATTATACTCCCCTCTCCGGTGTCCCCtgtctcctacctcccctccattccctgtaatagaagaggtattatactGTATTATACTGTCCTCTCCAGTGTCCTTTATCTCCTGCCTCTTctccattccctgtaatagagtagtctatgtatatgtgtgtgcatatatatatatatatatatgtgtgtgtgtatgttccatGTCTCCTACGTCCCTTCTGTTCCCTTCAATAGAAAAGGTATTACACTTCTCCTGTGTTCGGTGTCTTTTACCTCCCTTCAATAGAAGAGGTGTTACAGACAGTTGACTCTCTGGTGTCCCTTGTCTCCTACCTCCTCTCTGttccctgtaatagaagaggtattatactccctgtaacggtcaggggttaacgccgtttacgatattccattccacccaagacagcttatcgacactccaccatccagcagacaggacccattggatttttcccagaaacgagacacacacagctctgtctctggttccaaaacgaatgaacactttaatggtaaactctcaggattttatacagttagaagccaaatatggacaatgactcgactccacccacaacatgacacaatgggtgctcaatacacattccgttagataatgacattcagatgagctaattactaatcattccccagacgttctgactctgcgataagttattctcacctgctacataaaacacattcctttagtaaacataattgacatgctaatccactacacctgaaaggtcagacatctgacctttcagactgccaacacacatctatcatcaacagaactttcacacaatacagggtaattagcatcacacaatagacaatgaaatatcttaggagcccgactcaattaacacctcaaaagtatGTGTCCCCTCATTGAATGAAACACTCTTgatctgttgggttcagaatgaacaacttgtaatattcttctagacattaaagaatatattgtggattactgttccatgctaaaacaattcaagatatgtccattatttcctggctcaatctgtacccaaaagtgactcccgttacactCCCCTTGGCGGTGTCCCCGGTCTCTACCTTCCTCTCTGTTCCCTGTAGTAGAAGAGGTATTCTACTCCCCTAGCCGTTATCCCCTGTCTCTTACCTCCCCTTCGTTCCCTGTAATAGAAGAATTATTATACTTTCCTCTCCGGTGTCCCCTATCTCCTACCTCCTCTATGTTCCCTGTAATAGAAGAGTTGCCTCTCCGGTGCCCCTTATCTTCTACCTCCTTTCTGttccctgtaatagaagaggtattatactGGCCTCTCCAGTGTCCCATGTCTCCTACCTCCTTTCTGttccctgtaatagaagaggtattatgCTTGCCTCTCCGGTGTCCCCTGTCTCCTACCTCCTTTCTTTTCCCTGTAATAGAAAATATATTATACTTTCCTCTCCGGTGTCCCCTGTCTCCTACCTCCTCTCTGTTCCCTGTAATAGTAAAAGTGTTATACTTGCCTCTCTTTTGTCCCCTGTCTCCTATCTCCCCTCCGTTCCCTATAATAGAAGAGTTATTATACTTGCCTCGCCAGTGTTCCATGTCACCAAATTTCCCTCCATTCTAGCACTGTAGTCACCATAAGCCTCTTCAGCATTCAAAATCTCTGGAAGTGCTGGATGCCTTTGTCCTCCACTCTGTGCCCTGGTTCCTTCCACTTCTCcctaaatcagtggtctccaaactttctaaacaaagggccagttgactgtccttcagactttaggggggccggactgtcgctattgggagtagaaaaggtcctgacttcagtgggtaaaaataatgccccatcgtttgtttcagtgggaggaattgtgtcccatcattggtgtcattgggaggaattgtaccccatctttggtgtcattgggaggacttgttccccatcattggtttcattgggaggaattgtgccccattgtttagGGGCacaattgtattttattgtgtCACTCATacaggtttttcaattacatgtTTCAGCCTGACTGCTGCTATGAGAGAACCAACCAGGTCAGAGCACCCCCAGGCTCCAGCCAGACAAATCAAAGGCAGACTGGACCCATCTAGTGAT
The Rana temporaria chromosome 6, aRanTem1.1, whole genome shotgun sequence DNA segment above includes these coding regions:
- the LOC120942978 gene encoding vitamin K epoxide reductase complex subunit 1-like protein 1; translation: MERAARVVLCAAGIGLSVYAYHVETSRERDPEYTALCDINPDISCSKVFTSRWGRGFGLVEGILGARSPLNQPNSVFGILFYTLQIVLGFVPSLAAAATLLVTSLVSIAGSLYLAYILFYILEDFCVICITTYALNFSLLLLNVVRLRYLTAKPQKKKTKKNKRKTH